A genomic region of Denticeps clupeoides chromosome 9, fDenClu1.1, whole genome shotgun sequence contains the following coding sequences:
- the LOC114796940 gene encoding potassium voltage-gated channel subfamily E member 2-like isoform X2 — protein MVSDWSNLTVHLEDTLTRALNDYLNSWTSNSTDAQQKLNARLAEENFQNVVWYLAVMIGMFAFIIVAILVSTVKSKRREHSDDPYHNYIEGTWSSGLQNQLHIQSLVISHPSSPQLF, from the coding sequence ATGGTTTCTGATTGGTCGAATTTGACGGTCCACCTGGAGGACACCCTTACCCGTGCACTGAATGACTATCTGAACAGCTGGACCAGCAACTCTACAGATGCGCAGCAGAAACTGAATGCCCGTCTGGCTGAGGAGAACTTCCAGAATGTTGTCTGGTACCTGGCTGTCATGATCGGGATGTTTGCGTTCATCATTGTGGCAATTCTGGTGAGCACCGTGAAATCCAAGCGGAGAGAGCACTCTGACGACCCCTACCACAATTACATCGAGGGCACATGGAGCTCTGGACTTCAGAACCAGCTCCACATCCAGAGCCTTGTCATCTCCCACCCCAGCTCACCCCAGCTCTTCTAA
- the casq2 gene encoding calsequestrin-2, with the protein MKTPWLILLLCCLALAHLSLAKKGLEFPRYDGKDRVLDINEKNYKKALKKHDMLCLLYHPPSPAGKDQQKQFQMTELVLELSAQVLEEKDIGFGMVDSQKDVKVAKKLGLTEEGSVYVFKNDNVIEFDGLLSAEIMVEFLLDLLEDPVEMIGNALELRAFDRMEEDIRLIGYFKSQESEHYLAFQEAAEQFQPYIKFFATFDKAVAKELTLKMNEVDFYEPFMEEPITIPDRPNSEEELVSFITEHRRPTLRKLRAKDMFETWEDDMDGVHIVAFAEEEDPDGYEFLEILKEVARDNTENPDLSIVWIDPDDFPLMIPYWEKTFKVDLFRPQIGVVNVTDADSVWLEMDDDEDLPSAEELEDWIEDVLSGKVNTEDDDDDDDDDDDDDDDDDDDDDDDDDDDDEDNDDDDDDDDDDD; encoded by the exons ATGAAGACACCGTGGCTGATCCTGCTGCTTTGCTGCCTGGCTCTGGCTCACCTCTCTCTGGCTAAGAAGGGTCTGGAGTTCCCCCGCTACGATGGAAAGGACCGCGTCCTGGACATTAATGAGAAGAACTATAAGAAAGCCCTGAAGAAACATGACATGCTGTGCCTGCTCTACCACCCTCCTTCACCTGCCGGCAAGGACCAGCAGAAACAGTTTCAGATGACCGAACTGGTGCTGGAG CTGTCTGCCCAGGTCTTGGAGGAAAAGGACATCGGCTTTGGAATGGTCGATTCGCAAAAAGATGTCAAAGTTGCTAAGAAACTTG GTCTTACTGAAGAGGGGagtgtgtatgtttttaaaaatgacaacgTTATTGAGTTTGACGGACTTCTCTCTGCAGAGATTATGGTGGAATTCCTGCTAGAT CTGTTGGAGGACCCTGTGGAGATGATTGGTAACGCTCTGGAACTGCGGGCATTTGACCGCATGGAGGAGGACATCCGTCTCATTGGCTACTTTAAAAGCCAGGAATCTGAAC ACTATCTTGCTTTCCAGGAGGCCGCAGAGCAGTTCCAGCCTTACATCAAATTTTTTGCCACTTTTGACAAAGCA GTTGCCAAAGAGCTCACTCTGAAGATGAACGAAGTCGACTTTTATGAGCCCTTCATGGAAGAGCCCATTACCATTCCTGACAGGCCTAACTCTGAGGAGGAACTCGTGTCTTTCATCACTGAACACAGACG GCCAACACTCAGAAAACTGCGGGCCAAGGACATGTTTGAGACATGG GAGGATGACATGGATGGAGTTCACATTGTTGCCTTTGCTGAAGAAGAGGATCCAG ATGGTTATGAGTTCCTGGAGATCCTGAAGGAAGTAGCGAGAGATAACACTGAAAACCCTGATCTCAGCATTGTGTGGATCGACCCTGACGATTTCCCTCTG ATGATTCCTTACTGGGAGAAAACTTTTAAAGTGGACCTGTTCAGACCCCAGATTGGTGTGGTCAATGTGACTGAT GCGGACAGTGTGTGGCTGGAGATGGACGATGATGAAGATCTGCCCTCCGCCGAAGAGCTGGAGGACTGGATTGAGGATGTGCTTTCTGGAAAAGTAAACACAgaggatgacgatgatgatgatgatgacgatgatgatgatgatgatgatgatgatgacgatgatgacgacgacgatgacgacgacgatgaagacaatgatgatgatgatgatgatgatgatgatgatgattaa
- the LOC114796940 gene encoding potassium voltage-gated channel subfamily E member 2-like isoform X1, producing the protein MPLRVVFGTSTSEVGGRHTHTYQTHKNKYMHINTQEHLSLITQSYSVLRTCCFFPSLPFPLEQSRTECLTMVSDWSNLTVHLEDTLTRALNDYLNSWTSNSTDAQQKLNARLAEENFQNVVWYLAVMIGMFAFIIVAILVSTVKSKRREHSDDPYHNYIEGTWSSGLQNQLHIQSLVISHPSSPQLF; encoded by the exons ATGCCCTTGAGAGTAGTCTTTGGTACAAGCACATCAGAAGTAGGTgggaggcacacacacacataccaaacCCACAAGAACAAATACATGCACATTAACACACAGGAACATTTGTCTTTGATAACTCAGAGCTACAGTGTTCTGAGGACTTGCtgcttttttccctctctgccATTTCCTTTGGAACAAAGCAGAACTGAATGC CTGACCATGGTTTCTGATTGGTCGAATTTGACGGTCCACCTGGAGGACACCCTTACCCGTGCACTGAATGACTATCTGAACAGCTGGACCAGCAACTCTACAGATGCGCAGCAGAAACTGAATGCCCGTCTGGCTGAGGAGAACTTCCAGAATGTTGTCTGGTACCTGGCTGTCATGATCGGGATGTTTGCGTTCATCATTGTGGCAATTCTGGTGAGCACCGTGAAATCCAAGCGGAGAGAGCACTCTGACGACCCCTACCACAATTACATCGAGGGCACATGGAGCTCTGGACTTCAGAACCAGCTCCACATCCAGAGCCTTGTCATCTCCCACCCCAGCTCACCCCAGCTCTTCTAA